The Geotrypetes seraphini chromosome 2, aGeoSer1.1, whole genome shotgun sequence genome contains the following window.
TGGTACTCTTCCAACCACTAATATTGACAatcttgcacatgctcagtacaTGTGCAGGGGATGTCAGTATTGGTGGCTAGAAAGGTGCTACATTGCTACCAACTGCCCTAGGCCTGAAACAGTTCACTGTGGGCTGCTTACTCCATCCTCACATACAAACACCTGTCTGCACAGACTGAACAGACACGTGTCTAATTAACTTAACTGTGTGAGGGAGAGATGACAGGGAAGAACATGTATCTCTTAATATCCAGGCCTCCTTCATTCtgggccccttttgcaaagctgcagtagtgattcctgcatggcaaatgtgacagttcattcaattcctatgccATGTATCACATTTGCCATGCCAGGACTCACTaccacgactttgtaaaagggactgTGTGTAGGGAGAGATAGTAAAATCTATGTGTGTGGAGAATGGGGGAAAATGAAATCCTCCCATcccgcccctcccccaaacactAACCAATTCACAGTGAAACAGAAGATTTATTTATACATGGAAATCCTTTaggggatatttatttatttcctgggAACTCAACTACTATATGCATGTCAGTGCTGCAAAACTGTAACCTATTCATTTAAGTTGGTCAAATGCGTtctacacttcttcctccatattcgcggttacagcattcacggtttttagcttgctggcacctcccccccccccccctccccgcattacatcagcttgcatagagaaatcgctgattccaagcatttacagagaaaatcgctgattcccagcactttcttcaccgtgttttgcctctccttcaggaacaggccaggcctcccaccatgttattcatggtttcaccatattcacgatggtttttaatagaaaacagagaataacatatgaaaaagttatttgcggtttttctgtatttgcagttctgttaatcccctatcacagcagaTATGGAGCGAGAAGTGTATTTTACCATAATTTaatagctctttttttttttttaacatatgtcCATAAATAATAGAATTTTCCTATATCACAGTCACTTTAATAAACcaagctagcggttttagtgtggggagctgcgctgaatggcccgcactgctcccgacgctcaaaagAACTCAATAAGCGTTGGGAGtggcacgggccattcagcgcggctccccgcgctaaaaccaaaagcgcagtttagtagaagaggccgtAAGTTATTTAAAGGGTAGGTTTGTCTTCATTGACCTTGTGCAGGTTCTAAAATACACAATCTCAAtgagattttatattttaattttcttttgctTTGAAAAAATGAGACAAAacctcaaccttttttttttcatttttagtaaaaggagtcatCCTCGGGTTTCTCCCACCATAACTCCATGCTGCCAACATTTTAAACAATAGGCCCTGGCCTTGCTAACACTCTACCCCACCCCTACACCAGCCTCTTATCTCTTTTGTAGGTCCTAAAGGGTGATAAATAAGATTGTCTGTTACTCATCTCCTCAATTATTTTAGAATGAAGGATCTCAACCCAGGATGGATAATGTCTTCAGACAGGTAGTTaacaaataaataagattttgaaGTGTGACCACACACCACAGATGCATCAGATTAACTGCTGCCAAGATAATTAAAGCATCTGCAAGGCAAGAGTAACGGAGACTGATCTCGCTTTATTTTGACACCACAAATGAAATATGAAGTAGGGTGTGGAAAGAGCTGGGAGGCACTGTCCTCTTTAAGCTGAGCTGGTATACTGCTACGACTATTatcaattatttctatagcgcaacCAGGTGTATACAGCacagtacagagtcacaaagaagacagtccctgctcaaaagagcttacaatctaaaggtgtcaaagtcggtcctcgagggctgcaatccagctgggttttcaggatttccgcaatgaatatgcatgagatctattagcacaaatgaaagcagtgcatgcaaatagatctcatgcatattcattggggaaatcctaaaaaccagactggattgcggccctcgaggactgactttgacacccctaaagACAAGACAGacgaaacaggatgtcatggatacagttaaggggaatggtgaatctgcattgctgccagtgggagaTAGTTTCAATATTATATGTTTTCAATCGCTAGAAATAGGCAGGGTCCCTGGAATCCTGCAGAGTCTGCCTGtccttcactattgaaaatgagacagagaaacagcaccccccccccctgaaaggactgtaggtggagaactcctgctcagcttagagggaacattctGTAAATGCACGGAGAACAGTACTGGAAGGGAAGCTTTGTTTTCAAGTATGTTGATGGTAGGGTGTGAACCCAtcagtttttatttcattttgcttTTATGGAGGGGGGGGTTCAGTTTAAATaggaaaaaacccaacaaataaatatactaaccccctgttttactaaggtgcgctaaccaattaatgCACGCTAAAAGCTAACGCGTCTATAGACTAACATGAACGCATTCATTTTTaccgcacgctaaatcgattagcgcaccttggtaaaacagGGCCTATATGGATATGCATTAAAGtgtttttttaattcagtttGGTATCCAAAATATAAGTACTTCTCCACTTAACTATATGGAATGGTGAAACCATCTTTGTACAATTAGAAATTTATGAGGAAGCTATagtcattaaaaataaattataccCTAGCTTTTCCAAGATGTGGGCACTTTTAGACCTTTATTCTAAAGACATTTAAACTATTTATACCCGATAAAGGCTTCGTGACCTATAACTTTATATTCCTTCTTTACACAGCATTATAAATATTGTATCTGTCTGTTATTGTTCATTATTTGGATTGTTACTGTTTTATctaatgtttttatattttgaaaatatcaataaagatatttgggaaaaaaaaacaaaaacccaacaacaaatacACTATATGGATGTGCACTAAAGTGTTTTTGACTTCAGCTCGGTATCCAATGTAATTATTCCACCGCAAGAACTATCAAACACTGCCTCACAATTTCTTTTTATACATGGggcagaaagaaaaggaaaattggCAGATGCAATCCTTagaataagagaaaaaaaaaagtaatagagTACATAGAGAACTTTTCAACCTCACGCAGGACTAACACAGATACAAAACACAACTTGGCCATCATGTACTTTATTTCTGATACAAATACAGGCTATAAAATGTATAACATCCTGTAGCTAAAAGTGCTAACAGGAAACTTTACCTCGGtacattttaaaaatttacaaaatCAATGTCTAGAAACCAGGGAGGAAATGGCAGGTACATCTTTAGCATTCTgaaacttttttttctctttcagccTAATGTTTAGAGCAGTGGAAGCAAGAGTTCAGATCCCACTGgcactccttgtgatcttggaaaAATCACTTAACCTTTAATTGTCTCAGGTGTAAAGGTGCGGCTACCTCAGGTGTAAAGGTGAGACAGGAAAATAACCAAGGTACCTGAATGTTACTGGCCGTGAGCTACTGAGAAAGGTATGAGCTAACTCACATCTCTCCTCATTACAAAAGAAATGCTTGACAGTGGTAAAAAATACAAGTTTATAAAATTAACACTCAGTTGTATTAAAGTTTCTCTGTTTAGAAAAATTAAATATTTTgcataaataaaatcatttaaacatccTAAAGCCCCAACCATTAAAAATTACCACTTCCCCCTATGAGAAATATGTATGTTTCCTGAACTGAGTGCAACAAAACAGTTTCAGCCACTTGAATAATTACAGTGGGACGCATAATTAGTTGAAGAATGGTAATTTGAAACTGGACTATTATCTTCCACTGGCAAATTTGTATCATGCCCATGAAAAACCAGTCCTGGCTCTGGTTTACTAGAGACAAAATGAAGGTACTGCTCAAATTCACTGTGATCTACATCCCCCAAGAGCTCAGCCTGCTGCAAGTGCCCGAGGTTGTCCATGGGGTGGGACTCGGGTGGGGGAGAAGGTTGCCCAGCTTGCTGTACTTGGTGGCTTCTCGCATTGCCCGGTGGGCACAACTGGTTGAAGTAAATGTGTGGTGAGGCCTGGCAGCTCATCACACTCTGGAGAGAGTTCACCTGCACAATTTGGTCAGGGGGGGATAGATGCCTTCCCAGGGTGCCGTTGGTATGGCTTTCCTGCTGGGAAGAGTAGTCGCCAACTTGATGGTAGTTGTAAGGCATCATCTGACAATTTTCCTGAAAATGGGATGCAAAAAACACGGGATCGGTCTCAACCATGTCCAGAGGGGAAGTCTCGGGAGTAGGTAAGTTGTAACTACTCTCATAGTGTGGAGCCAGGGCCTGGCAGTCCCTGTACTGGTTCATGGGCAGCAGCTGGCTGTGCTGCACTGGGCGATACTCCTGCTCATGAAAGCCCAGGCTTTCGAGACACATTCTGCCCTCACCGCTCATCCTGGTCCCTTGCTGCTCCGCTATGCCGTGTAAGAAGCCGGGTTCAGCGCGCTTGATTCTCTTCacttgttttcttcttcttggcCTGTACTTGTAGTTTGGGTGGTCCTGCATGTGTTGGACTCTCAGCCTTTCAGCCTCTTCAACAAACGGTCTCTTTTCTACCAAGGACAGAGATTTCCACGATTTACCTATGGGGACAAAAGTAGCCAATTATTGAAATGACAAATAGATCAAAGACAAAAAATATCTTACTCAGTACCTTTTTATTAGTGCAGCTTATTGTATTTCTCGGGTAGTTTTCTGACAAAACTAATGCAATATAAATTAGTCATAGATCCTAAAATATCAGAAAACCAATTAAGAAGTAGCAATCAACTACAGCAAATCCCTTTTAATCAAGATGCAAGATACCATCCATTCATAAATCTAACCCCATCACATTTAATAAAAGCTTAAAACACTAGCTTCGCAGATCTTCTTGTGGCAAAGTCAGAAAATCAAGGTTCAAGTTGAATatggttttgattaatcgcttaatcataattctaagccaTGTACATAAAACTAAAAGTACAAAATCTAGGGAACAATACAACACATAACAAGAACTGAGTTTTGAATGACTAATGACAAACTTAAGAAACCCAGAAACACAGGGAAAAGAACTATAAATTATTTGACAGTCAAGGGAAGTACATGAGGAAAGGAGAAGTCTGTATTCAGTAAAATGACACTATGTCTCACTATAGGCGCCTATTTCATCAGAGATTGACTCACCCAACATTTTGCTCAGCTCGGCGTTGTGCAGGTCGGGGTTTTGCTGCGCCAGTCTCTTGCGCTCGTCCTTAGCCCAGACCATGAAGGCGTTCATGGGGCGGCGGATGCGGGGCTCCGCTTTGCCGCGGTTCCCTGAATTGCTGGATCCCGTCTCGCTCTTCTGCTTCCCCGCTCCCAGGGGGCTCAGAGACTCTGCCGCCCACTGACAATGACCCACGGCGGGCATCATCCTGGCCACCGAGCACTGTCCTTGGCTCTGCTCGTCACTGGCGTAACCCGCATCAGGGCTGCTCATCGCTGTCCCGGTGCTGCGGGGGACTCAGGGTCCTAAAGCTTGCGGTAGGGAGCGCCTCTACTCCAGCGCAGCCTCGAACGCTAACGCACACCACGAGCTCCCAGGGCGGTCAGCTAGCCGAAGGCTTTAACCAGAGCTCCGGCCAATCAGCGTTCGGAGGAGGGGCTTTGACGGAAAAGGTGTGAGGAGCCAGCGAGGGACTAAGCGCCGCCCTTTTTTCCTGAGCTCACCATCAATCCTGAGCGTTGGTGGGAGGCTCCGCCTTCTCAGGTGGGGCAGAAAACAGCCGGCAGATACTTCAAGGCCACTCGCGGGCCGCCCAGTTCATCCCCTCTATGTACTGTCAGTGGCCTGGCTGAAGCTGTTTTTAATGCACAGTTGATAGTCTCCCGCGCCCAACAGATCGAAAAACTCTTAGGATTATTTTCTTCAAAGCTGCAAGAATGTCAGGTATCAGTTACGGAAATTTGGTATCCTTAAAGTATTACGTAAAATATTTTAGGAAGGAAGGAGTGCCGTAGTGGTTGCAGCTACCCTGAGGCTGGAGGTTCAAATCCTGCAtttctccttgtaaccctggaagTCACTCgttcttccattgccccaggtactttagatagattgtgagcccactgggacagataaggaaaatatctgagtacctgattgtaaaccacttagataactttaataaatacctaaaataaataatgaaGAAATGTGTTGCATtgaacatatacagtatatatatgagTATATATGCTTTTTTTATGTGACTTTTCTTAATTTGATTACATCAGGGGCTCTCAACCCAGTGCTCAGAACACCTggacaatcaggttttcaggatatccataatgaatatgcatgggaaaaatttgcatacagtggaggtagGGCAAGCAAATGTATTATTGCCTGTCATTCTGAACACATGCTTCATGGAATCAATGGTTTTTGAAATATATAACCAGTTACTGATATATAGTGACCAGACTGACTGTGGCATCTTTGTGACAACATGCAAAGTCAACTAGTCGGGCACAAAATAGTGGCATTTCCCTCAACCCTTCCCTATTCCCTATTTTCGCTCTCTTTGCCCTCAActcctttccccctccttctTCCTACTTTCAATTACCCTTTCACCCTTTTTCTTTTATCTCATAGGGGCATCTATCAGTTGTACTAGATTCTCTGTCCTGCCTCCCTTTTCCTAAATCTCAGGCCAGGAGCAATAGGGATTCACCTCCTGGCTAGTAAGTTTCTGGCAGCTACATTGTTTGGTCATGTAAAAAGGTAAAACATATTCACACCAAGATGATATTCATGTACTCTCTTAATAACAGAAATTATATGTGCCTTATCTCTTAAaacggagaaaaagacctcagtgtttctcaggggGATACCTGAGAAACTTTCTAtggcaagttaaacaatgtagggCTATACAGTTAgttcagcgagtttccagttttctcataagctatttttcctatgatatgaaaaaaatggaaactcgctggactaaggctgttgtcggcagccaccttaaaagcagctgccaatcCCGTGTCAATCACTCAACAGCGCCGCCTGTTAGAGAATTTCGCCTCTGACatagataggtgccggaaatgtagaccagagttttccaggtctacatttctgATTGCCTATCCTTGATGTGAATCACACCTCCAAAGGTGTCTAttgacgcctaatgccacttccagcattaataAATAACCTGAACAAAAAGGTTCCGCTCAGAACACACTATacaatccaatgggaattctgattccacctCCTCAAAACGAGTCAGCGGTGTTGGGATTCTTCATCATTCCCCACAATTGGAAAGtactaaatttatatttttgattttttcttattttcttttccctTTATTTATAACTTATTAATAATTTATAGCTTAAATATAGCTTATTTATAATTTAGGTGTagatttaaaagtgcatcacttatcttaaatccttatcggttccccttcccgacgcgtttcggaactctttttcaaggtcgggggaacaagaGATAAGGGTAATCCTAAACCATATTCtaacagcggtacctggagtgGCCCGCCTCCTGTTACTTAACACCCCTTCCCCCGTCCTTTTATACCTCTAACTAACCCCAAGAAGACAAAACACACCTTAGTTGGTAaatacctggccgcagccctgtttattgaataataacatattcaagaattcaatataattaaatatacataagttAACAGCCAAACCAAAACATTGACAAaccccataacaatggtatcaccattgttacctgatcccgagctaccctccgaagtaattggcccccgactccgccatccaagctagggtctgaggggtggcatgtcccacacatgccccattatccagggtcaaccgacccaccgggcacggctcccagccggcccaccgctcatcccttgatgagccccagtagcgagtagctcgggataccgcaccCCATCCATCCCACGCACCCCAACCTAATGGGCGGGCGGGTGGGAACACAGTCTCGGAGGACCAAAAGGTTTAAGTCCTCCGAGCATGCTCCCTttgtacccctccccccacaatccCTCTCGGCTGCGACGCCCCGAGAGGCGGAAGGGGAAGAGATCCCGCGAccacggaccgcccccccccttccgcccctccccccgctctCTTTCTAACTAGCCCGACAGGCGCCTcggcgggccacccagccccgcgttaggggcgcccgtcgagactagctctcgggcttgctTATAACAGCGGTTACTTAACACCCCTTCCCCCGTCCTTTTATACCTCTAACTAACCCCAAGAAGACAAAACACACCTTAGTTGGTAaatacctggccgcagccctgtttattgaataataacatattcaagaattcaatataattaaatatacataagttAACAGCCAAACCAAAACATTGACAAaccccataacaatggtatcaccattgttacctgatcccgagctaccctccgaagtaattggcccccgaccccgccatccaagctagggtctgaggggtggcatgtcccacacatgccccattatccagggtcaaccgacccaccgggcacggctcccagccggcccaccgctcatcccttgatgagccccagtagcgagtagctcgggataccgccacaggcctgtaaccagTTACAGGCCCCACCCCACCaggaacagagctgcggctaggaGACCAACACTCGCTCACAACAGGTGGCGAGGTCATCCAATAACAAATCCCAGCCTACATCGGACAGATGGATCCGATCCCTATAAAACAATCCCCCACAAGACACGTCCACCCAGTCGTGCCTAACCTGGATACCTCCCCGGGACTCCACCCATCGACCTATCTGCCTATTAACCTTTACGAGCCCCCTGGTCCACCGCCGAGACGCCAATCGGCTGGGTCGAGGAATGATATCTGACCAGACCAACCGCGCCTCGGGGAACCAACCCTGAACCACACCCAAATCCCGAATCACCAGGTCAATAAGGTGCTTGCCACTAAGTGCATCCACATCATTGCCACCCAGGTGAAGAATCAATAGATCCGGACGACGAGGACGTCGACGAAGATCATTCAGCAAAGGGAGCAACTGGTGCCATCGCatgcccctctgtccccaccaggagaCAAACACGCCGCGATGCCCGAGGCCCAGATGCTGCCCGCCAGGCCGGACCACAGCACGCTCCCCAGCCCAGTGGACGAAGGAATGCCCGAGAATCCAAACAGACAGGGCCCGCTGCACCGCACCTGCAAGGCAAACCCGCAAATAAAACACAAACCTCCACCAACCGAAAGTTAGTAATTAGGAAGCCATGCAGGGACCCCCCCCTCGCCCAATAACCCGCAACAACCACCCTCCGAACACAAGACCCCCACTTGCGACCCACTTTCGAATCCCCTAACCGCGCATCAATACGGGCACTACCCTACGGGCGTATGTAGCCGCGATACGCATCCGACGACCACCTACCCAGCCGACGAATGGCTGATTCCGGAACGCCGGCCGCGAACGCACTGGTAGCCGCCCCAATGCGAAAAGAGTGAGTGCCGTAACTAGCCGGGTTCTCACCACACACACCTAACGCCAGACGCAACACCGCCAGGAACTGATATCGCGAAAGAAGAGCGCCATCCTCATGCACCAATAGCGCGAAGGCAGAGGAAGGACGGATCGCCATGTAGGCAGCCAGCGAACGGACGGGGCATGACGTACTACCTTCTACCTGATGCAAGATCAACGTacgccccctgcccagctgatccgCCTTGGAGCGAGCAATGAATACTCGCAACGTGGCACCGGAGATACACACCTGATTGCGCAGCAGGCCACGTAAACCCCGGACATCCGACGGGTGGACAAGCAGCTCGCCCACCCGCAGCGCACCAAAAAACGACAAGGAGAAAGCCGCCCGAAACAAGCACGTCTCAAATCCCGAGCTCGTCACCCGAGGCAGCACCTCGACAAGATTAACCAGCAAGGCATGTGTAATAGGCAAACGAGAGTCAGGCACTCGCGGGGCCATCCTACCCCAAGCCGCCAACACCCGACGGGGCAGAAACGCAGCCGAAGGGCAAGACCAACCCAGGGCCCTGCAGAAAAACGCGAAGCCCGCCAGATGACCAGCCGCCGCGCTCCGAGAGCAGCCCCGAAGCTGTGACGAGGCCAAAAATTCAGCCAGCAGCCTCTCCGACACTGGTCCGGGGGTCCATCCCCGAGATTGAAGAAAACCCGATACTGTTACAAATCCCCGGTTGTACCGGTCCCACGTAGACGGCGCTACTGAGCGTTGTAAGAAGTACCAAATCAGATCtccaccaggctccacaaatgctccgGCA
Protein-coding sequences here:
- the LOC117353672 gene encoding transcription factor Sox-17-alpha-A-like, producing MSSPDAGYASDEQSQGQCSVARMMPAVGHCQWAAESLSPLGAGKQKSETGSSNSGNRGKAEPRIRRPMNAFMVWAKDERKRLAQQNPDLHNAELSKMLGKSWKSLSLVEKRPFVEEAERLRVQHMQDHPNYKYRPRRRKQVKRIKRAEPGFLHGIAEQQGTRMSGEGRMCLESLGFHEQEYRPVQHSQLLPMNQYRDCQALAPHYESSYNLPTPETSPLDMVETDPVFFASHFQENCQMMPYNYHQVGDYSSQQESHTNGTLGRHLSPPDQIVQVNSLQSVMSCQASPHIYFNQLCPPGNARSHQVQQAGQPSPPPESHPMDNLGHLQQAELLGDVDHSEFEQYLHFVSSKPEPGLVFHGHDTNLPVEDNSPVSNYHSSTNYASHCNYSSG